The genomic stretch attattattgagctacaaaaaatgtaaattgaaattaaatgtagagaataagaattagaattttatttaatgtacatgcATACTTCAAGGCCAGCATGCATTGCGACAGTCAACAAACAGGTAATAATGGAGAGATCCAGGCACTggcacacagacaagaggaaatttaaaaagatttggcaagttgactttttatttactgaaatcaattcaaaggcagtgtgtctagtttgcaagcagtcagttgctgttttgaaagagtacaatatccgtcattatgaaacaaaacgttcttcagctttctcaaagGACAACAGCGAGGCATGAAAACAGAAGGCTAATGAGCTCCTTGCTAAACTTCAATCTAAGCAGAGCGCGCTGCTAcgtccttcatcagctcaagaaagtgccacacgggccagctatcagatttcctgtattttacatcaagaacaGCTATGTGCCCAATCCATCGGGCTTGTGGATGTGATGCGTGACGTCGTCAAAATTGTGAATGATATATGCTCCAAGGCGCTCTCTCACCTGCAGTTCAAGGTACTGTTGGATGAGATGGATGTGCAATATGGTGATGTGTTCTACCACCAGGAGGTTAGATGGCTGAGCAGAGGAAAAGTTCTCAGGAGATTTTTTGATCTGCGTGATGAGATCggagcttttcaggaaagcaaCATTGGTAGTATTCAAGAGCCCATGGATAAGAAATGGTTTTCTGACCTGGCTTTCCCGGTGgacgtcacagagctgctcaatgttttaaatgttcagctccAGGGAAAAGACCAGATTATCACCCAGCTTTTTTATCACATCAGAGCcttcaaacaaaaactactgctgctcagaagacatctctcagcagctaacattcacaattataatattcaccatagttttatgtgcagttattgttattattaatacttatatttagttagcatttatatccagtggtgtcagctttgggtttttttgttaatcaagcTGATAAATTTTGTGTCAAAGTTCTCTTAAATGATCATGATTTAATTTCCttgttttgtcagttatttattctatttgcctccctctctcttctttcactccccgtctcacactgttcctctctctctctctctctcatctccacatccaggaaatttagcccattttccctgttttagaGAGGCAGGCATGGTGAAAGAGAAGGTACCGGAGTATGATGCTGTTTTCAGCAACCTTTTCCAGGAGTTTGACAGTCACTTTGAGGACTTCAGACACAATGCTTCTGACTTTGAGTGGTTTGTTCAacccttcaccatcagtgtggacacagTTAGTGATGCTCTACAGATGGAACCAATTGagcttcagtgtgattcagaactcaaacacaagttcaggtcccttcccttgacagacttctacaaatgtgtcccagcaaacaggcacaagtgaTGCTGTCTCTGATGAGATGCCGGTGTCAGGGTGCACTTGCTTCAGgaccttgtacacgtagatggcgtagctctccttcctggactttctgcgcttcttgcctcctttgccggccgtcttggtcacggctttctCTGATCCCTTCTTGGGCGCGGTCTTGGCTGGATCGGGCAGGATGCTGCTTCTCGAATAAACGAACAGAAAATGACTAGCgcccgctctatttacagaccTACATGCTAATGACGTCCACACAagacacctttttttgattggccaaaattcgatacctcctcctgcatggcgcctcctactgctcctccctcctccgctacgctttgtttcccttcccgCCGTTGTATCTACAGTGCAACGTGCACTGtgaaaaaacaattggcttgaaaaaaattatacacatatacatatatatatatacacacacatatacatatacatacattatatatatatatatatatatatatatatatatatatatagagagagagagagagagagagagagagagagagagagaaagagaaagaaatgcggaagtaagtttctactaaaaccgtcttgtaactcattttaaacacgttataatatttaatactgtgcatataaatgtataaaaaaaaaataaagatgtgcaaaaaaacaaaaataaattctttttatgTACACAGATAGTTCTTATCTATCACTTTTACTACTTGTGTAGAGCGTTTGATACCTTATGcttgaaaaaaacagaaaaaacttttgacttcccgacttttctctctctcttatatatgcatgcatgcgtgcgtatgagaaagagaaatatagaagtttctactaaaatcatcttctaaattgttttaatcaaacaagttacaatatttaatatatgtatatctaatattgtatactgtacaatattatataatacaatatttaatatatacagagttatatatatatatatatatatatatatatatatatatatatatatatatatatatatatatatataaaagagagaattattacaaaaaaatacaaatagatctaccacttatgctactgctgtacagcgtttgatgccttatgcttcacgaaagaaaaagccttttttttccccccacacggaacagctctttttctagacatgtgggtggctcttaaaagagccgttgtgttcgcgtcgttcggtgttagagcgtttaaccgccgaagccgtacagggtgcgtccttggcgtttcagggcgtacaccacatccatggcggtcacggtctttctcttggcatgctcggtgtaggtgacggcgtcgcggatcacgttctccaggaacactttcagcacaccgcgagtctcttcatagatcagaccagaaatacgctttacaccaccacggcgagccagacggcgaatagccggcttggtgatcccctggatgttatcgcgaagcaccttgcggtgacgcttagcacctcctttgccgagtcctttaccacccttgcttttttttttttttttttaatgagttttattgaaattatacaaaattcacaatcttacacaagtcatattcagaaagaaagggagagaaaaaaaacttacatagtcaaagtacaattacacgcaaatagagtcccacactgaagagtctttaaaccaagatgtgctgctttttagtcttcttagctctttttgaatgtccttgaatacaacatcactggatataaacgtttgatttatagtcattttggctcttgttttccagagtttagatttagtcaaacatattatgaaccaaatgaagtcatgctgagtcttgctacaattttctttaaaaatgccatagaaaattgagttcatatttatttctatattgagaccaatgatttttaatttagcccatgtttctttagcgcgataacactctaacaggaaatgttcgagtgtttcctcttcattacaattaggcatcgggcatttactggtttttacaaaacagctccattttacaaccgctcttactgggagccttcttacagcgactaaccaagttgtatctctcaggtgttcagataggattttattctgtaaattttggagacattctttgttttggtcttcctccaaatttctgaaagccacagggttacaataaactcgatcaacaattaaaagatatatttctttgctcgagtctttcacccaatcgatgtttagatctttaaatttgttagtgaagtcggaaaacatcagtttataatacggaattcctttcctcgatggaccttttttagatttccagttagagatgttccctatccattcggtttgcctggcaataccactcgcgatgattttgcgcactgctattttagtttttagggatatatcgacagccccaaggcctcccagttcccttctcttaaaaaggagctcacgttttgtaacctcacgagtcgtatcccatatgaaattacagcatattttatgaagtctttttacccaaacttctgtcggaggtaagatgcatgataaaaacagtatttttgataatagaaaagttttaataatatttattttagttttataacttagattacatgatttccatttatcaatttcatcttgtattatttcttctttttttgaccagttatggtcgacacagccattattatctatatatatacctaaaacctttaattgctgaacttctgggacatctatgggaaatttgtttttttcatttccaatccagacacattccgttttagctttatttaaggaggctccagagacttgctcatactcgctaaaatattcaaagatgatgtctagttcttgtttagatttcacaaatacagttatgtcatcagcataagcagagatcacgactctgttctttcctatttGAAGACCTTTAAGTCTATGAGAGCTGCTAtgtccttcatcagctcaagaaagtgccacacgggccagctatcagatttcttgtattttacatcaagaacaGCTATGTGCCCAATCCATCGGGCTTGTGGACGTGATGCCGTCAAAATTGTGAATGATATACGCTCCAAGGCGCTCTCTCACCTGCAGTTCAAGGTACTGTTGGATGAGATGGATGCACAATATGGTGATGTGTTGTACCACCAGGAGGTTAGATGGCTGAGCAGAGGAAAAGTTCTCAGGAGATTTTTTGATCTGCGTGATGAGATCggagcttttcaggaaagcaagattggtagtattcaagagcccatggataagaaatggctttctgacctggctttcctggtggacgtcacagagctgctcaatgttttaaatgttcagttCCAGAGAAAAGACCAGATTATCACCCAGCTTTTTTTATCACGTCAGATTATACAAGCCCGAGAAACCATGCTAAAAATTTTAGTTTCAGAGTAAAGAGGATAAAGCAGTTTCAAAGGAGAAGTTTACACAACAGTCCCATTCATAGAGAAACAAGCTATTCTTCGACTGAGCAAACTTTGCATGGTCGCTATCATTCATTAACACGGCTAGCATGCTAGAAATCACTTGCTCACTTTCATTCAAACTGAAAGCATATGAATAGATGGTGAAGAGTAGATAAATTTAAAGTCtagatgaaaagaacaaatgttgaataaatgttgACTAGGTGGGTGGGAAACAGTCAGTAGGAAAGTAGGAAGAGCTGAACAGAGCAGCAAAGACAAGAGTAAGACATTGTTAGTTGTAGGGGAGAAAGCATGTCcaacaagaaaatgtgattataggTGTAGGTCAGAAGACTCGTTCTGTCTttgccagtgtcagggcttcaCCACTCGTACGCAGCGCTCCGCTCCGCTCTTGTAGTCCCGGGCCAAACAGGCACGCCTAGTTAGCACCAGCCAGCCCATCCGGCCTCCTCCTCTTTAGCTCGGTCGGATTCCTCCCTGACCCTAACAAAACACAGTCACCCTAATGCCCTTTATCCCAACTCCACtattgccttgtgtgtgtgtgtgtgtgtgtgtgtgtgtgtgtgtgtgtgtgtgtgttgtattctaTGCTGCTAGagcattcttttgaatgacttcgtgctgctggaacactgttttgaatgactacatgttactacaacagtatttagaacttTTACGTGCTTCTAGAACCTTAGTTTGAATTTCTGTGTGTTACTAGAATACCATTTtcagttacttcctgttgctagtcttaatatgaataactttgtgctgctaaaaccccattttgcattgctcagattatacaagcccgagaaaccgtgctacaaccctgttgagatttactcatctctgcatttatcAGACTGCTAGAATTACCCAAAAGCCTGAACATTCGTGGGAGAGCAGCACTTCAGAAgtgccccccctctctctctcactcacacacacacacacagagcaagagagaaagcgaaagaaaaTAGATTgctctttgtatgaaaagtgggtggctcttaaaagagccgttgggttgatgaagacggcggtaacgcgcttcacttggagctggtgtacttggtgaCGGCCTTTGTGCCCTCGGACACGGCGTGCTTGGCCAGCTCGCCGGGAAGCAACAGGCGCACGGCGGTCTGGATCTCCCTGGAGGTGATAGTGGAACGCTTGTTGTAATGAGCCAGACGAGAAGACTCACCGGCGatgcgctcaaaaatatcattcacgaaggagttcatgatgcccatggccttggatgagatgcCGGTATCAGGGTGCACTTGCTTCAGgaccttgtacacgtagatggcgtagctctccttcctggactttctgcgcttcttgcctcctttgccggccgtcttggtcacggctttctttgatCCCTTCTTGGGCGCGGTCTTGGCTGGATCGGGCATGATGCTGCTTGTCGAATAAACGAACAGAAAATGACTAACGCCCGCCTCGCgcccgctctatttacagacccacatgcTAATGACGTCCACACAAGTCACCTTTTTTTGATTGGCCAAAATTCGATACCTCCTCCTGCATGGCGCCTCCTACTGCTCCTCCCTCCTCCGCTacgctttgtttcccttcccgccgttgtatttacagtgcaacgtgcactatgaaaaaacaattggcttgaaaaaaattatacacatatacatatatacacacacacacacacattatatatatatatatatatatatatatatatatatatatatatatagagagagagagagagagagagagagagagaaagaaatgcggaagtaagtttctactaaaaccgtcttgtaactcattttaaacacgttataatatttaatactgtgcatataaatgtataaaaaaaaataaagatgtgcaaaaaaacaaagataaatTCTTTTTATGTACACAGACAGTTCTTATCTATCACTTTTACTACTTGTGTAGAGCGTTTGATACCTTATgcttgaaaaaacagaaaaaacttgACTTccccacttttctctctctctctcttatatatgcatgcatgcgtgcgtatgagaaagagaaatatataagtttctactaaaatctaaattgttttaatcaaacaagttacaatatttaatatatatgtatctaatattgtatactgtacaatattatatatatataatacaatattgaatatatacggagttatatatatatatatatataaaagagagagagagagagagagaattattacaaaaaaatacaaatagatctaccacttatgctactgctgtacagcgtttgatgccttatgcttcacgaaagaaaaagccttttttttccccccacacggaacagctctttttctagacatgtgggtggctcttaaaagagccgttgtgttcgcgtcgttcggtgttagagcgtttaaccgccgaagccgtacagggtgcgtccctggcgtttcagggcgtacaccacatccatggcggtcacggtctttctcttggcatgctcggtgtaggtgacggcgtcgcggatcacgttctccaggaacactttcagcacaccgcgagtctcttcatagatcagaccagaaatacgctttacaccaccacgccgagccagacggcgaatagccggcttggtgattccctggatgttatcgcgaagcaccttgcggtgacgcttagcgcctcctttgccgagtcccttaccacccttgcctcttccagacatgatgctgctcCCGAAGTCAAATCGCTCAATAAAACttctcgcgcagcgcccacctatttatccacactcgacaggacctagttgagaacaggcgaggaggcgggccttacaccaacggtcacacaatagctctctttttctaaaacaaacactaggcactgcttttcacctgctaacgtcttcttcttccccattctctctctctctaatcactggccttctcttttcacatttccattttcactatctgtgttacagtcgatgtacacactgtgtttgaacctaaatgtcatgcatcaaccaaaactgcgcctccagaatgacggctgagcttaagattggcaaaatatgtcgcagcagttgcattcgtcaaataaactatgagcaattaagtagtgccaatgagataattacagcaatgcgtaatgtccaataagctcaaaaagagtcggactcctcgcacactttattctacttggccaatcaaacacaattatgaactgggattctgatagttgtgcgcctttaactcactgtgtagaaaaatgaggtcagctatatagacaacaatgttcattacgtatttaattacttcgattgaggtcattattagaagtagtagtagtaatagtaaaatacctacaacctaccttctgttttaggcgtcgtgtgttgtgctggatggaacatgactgccctcgtgtggccaaactcgggaacggcaatttcccaaaaattgcagtattctcttattaagcttttaatagcgGTGTTTataagtctatatttgtattatttggcaaatagtggggtaagaagtaatagatgctatgaacattcatgtttctctcaccactggggcagaggtggcttagtggttaaggctctggtttactgatcagaaggtcaggtcaccatatcatgaccctgtgctctgaccccagcttcctgacatgttggggtatgtgaagaaaacaatttcactgtgctctactgcatatgtgaccaataaagactcattatgtagacttatacatgacatttttaattctaaatcaGCTGCTAAACGATGTGCAGactaaattatgtgcagatgtaaaaacaaaatgctaaacacattctctatttgtgtgtgtggtttttttgtactgtatgtgtatttcatcagtgttgctatgagcttattaataataataataataataataataataataataataataataacgcagctcatcagtgttattactgtgcattgtctagttttcacgtatcaaggacaatagacagagcttctgaactgtttaacagcattattattattattattattattaatattattattattattattattactattagttgggcaattatttttttgattaatcgtatggggtggagcgaactttcagtaccatttgtttttgtttatttaatataaagtccacaaactgagtgtaacaaatataaacttcacagtaaaactttacacagctgtttgtacaaaacagaaaagaacccaacacacacacacacacacacacacacacacacacacacacacacacacacacacacacacacacacacacaccagaatatatattattaatttaggactatagtttaattcggtgctttttgtgcatctataaaaaaaaattatgcataaatactatatatatatatatatatatatatatatatatatatatatatatatatatatatatatatagtcctaaattaataataaaaactcactttcactgcaccttgtggtttctgttcctcggtgtctttagacattattttacttttgatcataatgtttgaattagacattacagatcttactcgcgctacactctgtatcagcgcgtctacaccgcgcgtgaccagcaacgtgtcctcgttactaacatgtcacttccgacagaatttacactgcaagcgcgcagatacagcatataatgacaaacttaaattaaactaaaccttttgaacagcttgcaccagtttcccctgccccttacacacagtggagcattttggatataaacataagttcaattcaattaaattttatttgtatagtgctttctACAATAgacatcgtctcaaagcagctttacagaaatatcaacacggtatacagatattaaaggtgcgaatttatcccaactgagcaagccactgagtggcgacggtggcaaggaaaaactccctaagatgttttaagaggaagaaagacTGGGAGGAACCCGAcacagaagggaacccgtcctcatctgggcaacaacagatagtgtgaaaaagttcattatggattcatatgaagtctgtatggcgttaggagcagccgtaatcacacgagttgaaattcatgttagacgctctgttgtcatcgatagcaaagtaagcaggataattgttagtgtaaagaagattgtactgctattcctcctaaggccacatcgactggaggggagaagagaacatatttattcattcatttatcttacacaaaattttattttcattaatagtttgtttacgtacacacagacacacacacacatgcacacgcacacgcacgcacgcacacacacacacacacacacacacacacacacacacagtcggggccaaaagtctgagagcactagtggaaaatgtttctattttgcatttttttattatttaattttagaattttcattcgaaattgtattattgactacaacttcagtaaaaaaaaaaaaaaaaagtagaatctttaaaatatttacaagagattcagagtttcttaatgtttacagttgcagaatttaaatatatatatatatatatatatatatatatatatatatatatatatatatatatatatatatccaaaatattaaacatttactttctttgttttaaatattaataaattctaaaacctatttatttcaaaatgtaagagaaaaaaaatccagattttcaatgtggtctcagacattgtttgtgtgtgtgtgtgtgtgtgtgtgtgtgtgtgtgtgtgtgtgtgtgtgtgttgggttcttttctgtattctactatactgtattcttaccttgctgatgggtcagaatcgactgcaatgagaaaatgcatatccctgcgcaaaaaatatatatacattataggaacatttgataggttgtgtttttaatctataaaaggtattgcctttttaaatgatgacaatttacaagtgatattaaatcaatcatagtgtactgtaaaacgagattttttaaaatacttgaaatctgtttgatacttgaaatcagagttTCTTACCTTCTttgacatagatcagaaagtcatttctttgaccctttaaactctgagctgtccacttggtgtatcactaaatggttatttagtttatttaaaaggcaaatgcactttgtgttcttcaaatgcaaataagtttgactcaaacgacagtctacagaaaagtttaaaaaaaaacatgaagcaaaaagcttccatttacattttatacatacataaatatatacatatataatataggtataggttttatccagcgagataactgatttatgaatcaatgtctgattcataaaaactgttgtacaaatgtgtgacgcaaaagcaaaaatgtcaggctaaaactgatgtgacggatcatccagcgttccctttagtcatctgatgatgcatttataatagattctccttcaaacattgttaaattgactttcagagttaagaagttttcatttttggcaatgagacacagaatcattactgtgacaaaacattaataacttctccatctgaactgttaaaatgtgcagattcattgtatttcaatatgaaactgttctcaaaaaatagtagacaccaggataatattcattaataatagcacctaatattcattagcagCTCTAATCTGAATTTAGAGctgtccgagctgctgctgCAGTAAATGATTCAACATCACACCGTGATCTTAACTTCCTGTTAGCTTCAGCTGGAATAAACACAGATACGCCATGTGCGTGCAGTCTGCAGCGAGTCTTGGCTTGTCTAGGCTCAGTACTTCTCATCGCGGTGCTCCTCCATCTCCATACCGGAGTGTATTTCTTTAAGTGGATGCCGTGGCCCCGTGGAACTCGTCCGGGCAGAGAGCAGGGCTAATTTCTCTCACGTGCTTCCTGCTTTCTGCTTCCAGTGCCTCTGACTTTTGAGATGAGACAATGTGGTCCATCCGGCACTGGAAaatccttctttttttcacaaacTGAGTGAATTAGGAGTTTGAGAAACTCCTAATTCACTCAGTTTGTTTATAGCACCAGGTTTTCCACCATCTGGTggctttcagccaatcagaacatcTTATTCAGCAGGTGTACCAACCTAGCCAGTTGAGTAAAATGGTCAATTCTTGCTGCTGGACTCAGACATCATGACCCCCACTGTATCAACAAACACTAAGGCTACATTTTACTGCAGCTCATGGATGGTTTTCCTGCCCaagtggagagaagagaagattgCACACAAGACGTGTTCATTGACCATGTCGGCAAACCGCTTTAATTAGCACGGCATCTATcacacatcaaccatcagaccAAACAACTTAGTCAGGCTGAGTAACGAATGCACAGTGGCTCCTGCAAGACAGAAGTTCAGAAAGTAGGAGACACTGCTGACGGTACAGATgctagagaggaggaaaagCTGTGAAAGTGTGTTTGAGAGCCAGACTGAGACTCCACTGACATCAGCTCCCAGACTTCTACCTCTTTGGCTTTCTCTTGGTTCTCGGATATTGATTGAAATTCCTTGATTTCGAAAGCTTTTACTGAAGTTCCTCAGGCATCAGACATTCCTGCTTCATGTTGATGTtcctcattcattttatttttacttatttttgccattcatttctggatttttattttttctgatttAGTTTCCCCTTCAGACTTTCCCCAGGCTATATCCCCAGGGATATTCCTCAGGCTTGAAAAGATCTTCATCAACTTTCTACTCTTGAGAGGCTCTTCCTCAACTTCTTCAGACTTGAGAGACTCTTCTTCAGCTTTGTAGCAATCTTCCTCACCTTCCTTGGTCTTGAGagactcttccttttcttccccaGGCTTGAAAGGTTCTTCTTGAACTTCCTCAGTTTTgagaaccagttcctccagttccttattttttaaacctctccTTCAACTTCTTCAGACCTGAGACACttcctttcagttcaacttcttaAGTCTTGAGAAACTCTTCCTCACCTTCTTTGTGTCACGTAttgtgacggagcagagataggacggatgcaagtgcaggatgaacagttgtttatttgaaagagtgacaggcagacaaatccaaaacgtgatccaaaacgtaatccgcaaacatgcaagaggtcaggcgattggcaaacaggcatacactgggcaaggctggaatctaggtcatggtcacggaaaacagggtcgataaacaaaacgagaaatgaactatgacgaggaactggaagtggataatccagcgcgaactaactttaaacatggaacgtgactatgcctacgatacgaactaaactaactctatgaTACTCTctcgcgttgtgtgctgggaggcgcgcggtatatatgtggacatgatcagcgtctaaaccgctagcaactgagagaaatacagacccatgtgaaatcccagccaatgacagaacagg from Ictalurus punctatus breed USDA103 unplaced genomic scaffold, Coco_2.0 Super-Scaffold_100058, whole genome shotgun sequence encodes the following:
- the LOC128630616 gene encoding histone H2B is translated as MPDPAKTAPKKGSKKAVTKTAGKGGKKRRKSRKESYAIYVYKVLKQVHPDTGISSKAMGIMNSFVNDIFERIAGESSRLAHYNKRSTITSREIQTAVRLLLPGELAKHAVSEGTKAVTKYTSSK